AAACCACCATGATCAAGTACGAAGCGCGCAACCTCTTTGATGAGCCAACTTATGGCCGTGCGAGTTTCAATGTTGCTCCAGGTCGTGCCGGCGCTTATTTTAACAAGGTCGAATGTTTCTGCTTCACCGATACGACTTTGCAACCGGGCGAAGACATGGAAATGCCCGTTGTTTTTTTCGTTGATCCAGAGATCGTCAACGATCCCGATCTGAAGGACGTGAAGACGATCACGCTGTCCTACACGTTCTTCCCGATCGATAAGCCAAAGCCTGTTGCAAACGCAAAGGTTGCGCCAACGGGCAATAACGGAAGCTGAACATAGAGAATAACGCGGCACACAATGCCGCAAAGACAAAAGAGCTAAGCCGCTCTATTGTTGTAATGAAAAGGGAATTACCTGATGTTCTCAATGAACTCAGGTATGAAGGCACAGAGAGGAGCCTTGGGGAGAGACATGGCCGACGTTCACGAGAAGAATCACGATTATCACATCATAGCGCCGAGCCCCTGGCCGTTCCTGAGTTCGGTAGGTGCATTTGTGCTTGCCATCGGCGGTATCGCGTGGATGCGTTATATCAACTCCGGCGAACTCAAGTTCTTCGGTTTGAACATTGTTACGCCATGGATTTTCTTCATCGGCCTCGCAATCGTTCTTTACTGCATGTACGCTTGGTGGGCAGACACTATCAAGGAAGGTCACGAAGGACATCACACGCGCGTCGTCTCGCTGCATCTGCGCTATGGCATGATCATGTTCATTGCGTCGGAAGTCATGTTCTTCGCGGCATGGTTCTGGGCATTCTTCGATGCGAGCCTTTTCCCGAACGAAGTGCATCAGGTTGCGCGCGCTGAATTCACGGGTGGTCAGTGGCCTCCGAAGGGCATCGAGGTGCTCGATCCGCTGCATCTGCCGCTCTACAACACAGTGATCCTGCTGCTCTCGGGCACGACACTGACCTGGGCGCATCATGCATTGCTGCACAAAGATCGCAAAGGCATGATCACAGGCCTCGCGCTGACGGTTGTGTTGGGCGTGCTGTTTTCATTCGTGCAAGCGTATGAATATATTCACGCACCGTTCGAGTTCAAAGACTCGATCTATGGTGCGACCTTCTTCATGGCAACAGGCTTTCACGGCTTTCACGTCATCATCGGAACGATCTTCCTTTTGGTTATCCTCTTCCGTGCGATGGGTGGTGATTTCACACCTGAACGCCATTTCGGTTTTGAAGCGGCTGCATGGTATTGGCACTTCGTGGACGTTGTCTGGTTGTTCCTGTTCTTCACGATCTATGTGTGGGGCGGTTGGGGCGCACCGATGCACGGCGGCTGATTTATCAGCTGGTAAGATTGCAGAGCGGCCCTGGAAACACGGCCGCTTTTTCTTTTCTGGTGCGTTTTGGAGGGTGTGATGTCGGATCATAATCTTTATCCGCCGGTCGATCCGGTCAAAAGCGGGATCAGGGGACATTGTCCTCGCTGCGGTGAGGGGAAGCTGTTTGACGGCTTTCTCACAGTCGCCCCCAAATGTCGGGCCTGTGGGCTTGATTACTCCTTTGCGGATTCAGGCGATGGTCCGGCCGCTTTCGTTATTCTCCTCATCGGTTTTATCGTGGTTGGCGGGGCCTTGTGGATGGAAGTCAATTACGGACCGCCGCTCTGGGTTCATTTCATCTTGTGGGTGCCGCTGGCCATTATCCTAAGCTTGGTTGCCATGCGCTGCATCAAGGGTATTCTGATTAATATGCAATATCGCAACAAGGCGTCTCAGGGGCGTCTGGACGATGGTAAATGACCCAAACACAAAAGCCGCAACGGTTTCCATGGGGGATACTTATTGCATCCGTTATCGCGTTTGTGATCCTGCTGGCGTTGGGAACATGGCAGGTTGAGCGGCTGCAATGGAAAGAAGCGCTGCTTGCTACCACGCAAGAGCGGGTCCATGAAGCCCCGCTTCCTTTGGCCGAGATGGAAAAAATCTATGGCCAAGAGGGAACGGTTGAATACCGGCCTGTGACAGTTTCGGGCACCTTCATGCATCAGGGCGAGCGGCATTTTCTT
This sequence is a window from Ochrobactrum quorumnocens. Protein-coding genes within it:
- a CDS encoding cytochrome c oxidase assembly protein translates to MADQQKVDEKQKRLNRSNRTVAIACLSFFVCMIGAAYASVPLYRIFCQVTGYGGTTQRVEQYSDTILDKTMKVRFDANTANGLPWDFKPVEREVTVRIGETTMIKYEARNLFDEPTYGRASFNVAPGRAGAYFNKVECFCFTDTTLQPGEDMEMPVVFFVDPEIVNDPDLKDVKTITLSYTFFPIDKPKPVANAKVAPTGNNGS
- a CDS encoding cytochrome c oxidase subunit 3: MADVHEKNHDYHIIAPSPWPFLSSVGAFVLAIGGIAWMRYINSGELKFFGLNIVTPWIFFIGLAIVLYCMYAWWADTIKEGHEGHHTRVVSLHLRYGMIMFIASEVMFFAAWFWAFFDASLFPNEVHQVARAEFTGGQWPPKGIEVLDPLHLPLYNTVILLLSGTTLTWAHHALLHKDRKGMITGLALTVVLGVLFSFVQAYEYIHAPFEFKDSIYGATFFMATGFHGFHVIIGTIFLLVILFRAMGGDFTPERHFGFEAAAWYWHFVDVVWLFLFFTIYVWGGWGAPMHGG
- a CDS encoding DUF983 domain-containing protein — protein: MSDHNLYPPVDPVKSGIRGHCPRCGEGKLFDGFLTVAPKCRACGLDYSFADSGDGPAAFVILLIGFIVVGGALWMEVNYGPPLWVHFILWVPLAIILSLVAMRCIKGILINMQYRNKASQGRLDDGK